The stretch of DNA TGCTTTTGAGGGCGAGAAGTTGGGAACACTAATCGGCGCTAATTTACGCTAATGTGCTTCGCTTGTGCGCTTTGCGGAGATTAGCGTTGATTCGTGTTCCTCTTCAACTTGATTGCGTGCGACGCGGGGAGTTTTGCAGAACCGTTGAGCGAGTCGCATCGTGTCGATGCGGTGAAGTGGGTTGAGCCGTACCGCGTCGACACGACGCGACTCGCGGACGCTTCGCGTTCGCCCTTTTTTACTGCCCACTGCCCACTGCCCACTGCCTACTCCTTCAAGCAATGCAGATTCGCCATGCCGATGCCGCTGACGATGCTGCCGACGATGCCGACGAAGCCTTGGTCGGTGCCGCAGATGAAGAGGTTCTCTAAGTGCGTCGTGCCGTCGAGTTGCTTCTCGGGGGCGCCGTAGACCGCGCCGTTGTCGTGGCCGGTGAAGCGGACAATCGTCGTCGGCGTGAACATGTCCGTGTCGACGATCCGCCCGCGGAAGTCGGGCGTGAACCGCACGGCCGACTCGTTGACGCGCTCGAACCAGCGGAGCTTCTCGAGCTCGTAGGCTTCTTTGTCGAGCCCGTTCCAGTAGTCGTAGTTGGCGAGCACCGTGATCCGCATCGTGCCGCGGCCGCCGCGGCCGTCGTCTAAAGCTTCCGTGTACTCGAAGTTGTTAGGGCTACAGATCACGCCGCTACGCAAGTCGCACGGCACGTTCGGCACGGTCCAGTCGAACTTGTCGTGGTCGTTGAAGAACGTGATCGTGCGGTCGTAACCCATCTCTTTGGGATCAATATCGAGCGTGCTGATCGTCTCGCAGAACGAGAGCCGCCCCGCGGAACGCTGCGGCGAGCCGGCGACCTCGACGGGCTGGCCGTCGTCGCAGAGCCGCATCGTCTCGCACCAGCCGGCGGACGAAAGAATGCGTTTCGCCTCGATGACCTCGCCGTTCTCGAGCACGACGCCGACGACGCGGCCGTTCTCGACGTGCATCCGGTCAACGCCGCTACGCAGCTTCAACTCGCCGCCGAGGCCGCGGAACTTCTTCACGAGGTTCTTGAGGATCAGCCGCACACCCGCATGAGGCCGGCCCAGTCCCTCAAGAAAGATGCTGCGGAACATGATGCAGAACTGGCCCCAGTCCATGTCATGCTCGCGGGCCGAGCCGTAGAACATCAGCGGGCAGAAGAGCATCTCCACGAGCAGCGGCTCGGTCAGGTAGCTCGACACCACCGCGCGGGCCGACTGCTGCTGGTGCTCGTCGGTCAGATCGTCGTAGTCGGCGATCGACGCGATGAACTTCCGCCAGTTGTCGGCCTGCGCCGGGAACTCACGGGCGACCGACTCGGCGAGCCGCTCGGGGTTGTTGTCGAACTGCAACCGATGGCCCGGGAAGACCACCTGCGAGCCGATCTGCGGCGAGATCTGAAAGTCGTCCCAACTAAACCGCAACTGCCGCAAGAGCCGCGCGAGCGGTCCCTTCTTCGTCCCCTTCGGCGTGATGTTCGTCAGCGCATGCAGGCCAACGTCGTAATCCCGTCGGCGCAGCCGATAGAACGAGTTGAGCCCGCCGATGGTGGTGTGCTTCTCAAGGATGCACACGCGCTGATCGTACATCGCCAACCGAATCCCGGCCGCGAGCCCGCTCATGCCGGCGCCGATGATGAGGGTGTCGTACACAGGAGGGGTTAGGGGCTAGGGACGAGGGGCGAGGGAAACGAGCGCCAGCCGGCTCGGCGAAGCGAAACTTCCCTAGCCCCTAACTCCTATCCTCGGCCGTCAGGCCTTGGCGATATCCTTCATCAGCGGCTCGAGGTAGTTGACCGTTGAGCTCATGCTCGCCAGTTCGACGTAGTCGTCCTCGGGGATCTGCACGCGGTGACGCTTGCGCAGCTCCATGACGATGTCGAGGAAGTCCATCGAGTCGAGCTCCATCTGCTCGCGGAAGGACTGTTCGTCTTTCAGCTCCGAAAGGTCCTCGTCGGGAGCGATGTCGCCGAGG from Botrimarina mediterranea encodes:
- a CDS encoding acyl carrier protein, which produces MTRDEIRDEILDILGDIAPDEDLSELKDEQSFREQMELDSMDFLDIVMELRKRHRVQIPEDDYVELASMSSTVNYLEPLMKDIAKA
- a CDS encoding phytoene desaturase family protein gives rise to the protein MYDTLIIGAGMSGLAAGIRLAMYDQRVCILEKHTTIGGLNSFYRLRRRDYDVGLHALTNITPKGTKKGPLARLLRQLRFSWDDFQISPQIGSQVVFPGHRLQFDNNPERLAESVAREFPAQADNWRKFIASIADYDDLTDEHQQQSARAVVSSYLTEPLLVEMLFCPLMFYGSAREHDMDWGQFCIMFRSIFLEGLGRPHAGVRLILKNLVKKFRGLGGELKLRSGVDRMHVENGRVVGVVLENGEVIEAKRILSSAGWCETMRLCDDGQPVEVAGSPQRSAGRLSFCETISTLDIDPKEMGYDRTITFFNDHDKFDWTVPNVPCDLRSGVICSPNNFEYTEALDDGRGGRGTMRITVLANYDYWNGLDKEAYELEKLRWFERVNESAVRFTPDFRGRIVDTDMFTPTTIVRFTGHDNGAVYGAPEKQLDGTTHLENLFICGTDQGFVGIVGSIVSGIGMANLHCLKE